The window GGAAGCCGGTGATCTTCGGCGTGTTCTTCACCAGGGTCCACGTCCGGTCATTCAGCTCCATCTGGACGAAGATGTAGCCCGGGAAGAACTTGCGCTTGGAGGTCTTCTTCTCCCCCTTCACCATCTCGACGACCTGCTCCATGGGGATGAGGATCTCCCCGAACTGCTCTTGCAGGCCTTCGAGCCGAACCTTCTCCTCCAGGCTCTTCTTGGCCTGGTTCTCGAAGTTCGAATAGGTGTGAACGACGTACCATTTCTTCGCCATTACAGCTTCCCCCACACAGCGGGCAGCCACTCCACCATCATGTTGTAGGCGAGGGTATCGATGCAGAAGAGGATGACGGCCGCCACCACCGAGGCCACCACCACCGCCACGGTCGATGCCCGGGTCTCCGACCAGGTAGGCCAGGTCACCTTCATCAGCTCGCTGGCGATGTCGATGGCCAGGGCGTTGCTTTTGGGCACGAACCACGTGGCGGCCACCAGGCCCACCGCCAGCAGGTAGCCGACCAGGGTGGACACCTGCCAGTCGAGACCCTCGATGAGCACCGGGTCGCCCCAGCCAAAGCGGGCCCACACGAGGCCCAGCAC of the Stigmatella erecta genome contains:
- the secE gene encoding preprotein translocase subunit SecE, producing MATATEASQQANRSAMDPKRLVVIFLILAGIVAGLFFEHVLGLVWARFGWGDPVLIEGLDWQVSTLVGYLLAVGLVAATWFVPKSNALAIDIASELMKVTWPTWSETRASTVAVVVASVVAAVILFCIDTLAYNMMVEWLPAVWGKL